One segment of Cottoperca gobio chromosome 24, fCotGob3.1, whole genome shotgun sequence DNA contains the following:
- the LOC115028803 gene encoding uncharacterized protein C1orf115-like, whose product MHITSVDNIPDLLRKVVLLFFIISLLRQAVNMKHKSLPSRLFDRYSASGETLNVRAVKYHRHVDHQESASHSGQSLDDNSRQDEKSHREVHFAFHPERYEPLVDDEAQVRTEEKKKRKKEKYKKVRKNVGKALRSTWKCLMLGLYNFALGYSTPITVAAAFVPDFHPGRNTT is encoded by the exons ATGCACATAACATCTGTTGACAACATACCTGACCTCCTGAGGAAAGTggtacttcttttttttattatatccCTTCTGCGACAAGCGGTCAACATGAAGCATAAATCTCTTCCATCAAGGTTGTTTGACAGATATTCAGCGTCAGGTGAGACTCTGAATGTACGAGCAGTAAAATATCATCGGCATGTCGATCACCAAGAGAGTGCGTCTCACTCCGGCCAGTCACTGGACGACAACAGCAGACAAGACGAGAAGAGCCACAGAGAAGTTCATTTTGCATTTCACCCAGAGAGGTATGAGCCGCTGGTGGATGATGAGGCGCAAGTCaggacagaagagaagaagaagaggaagaaagaaaagtacaaaaaagTCAGGAAG aATGTTGGCAAGGCCCTGCGCTCCACCTGGAAGTGTCTAATGCTTGGTCTGTATAATTTTGCCCTCGGATACTCCACTCCAATCACGGTGGCTGCTGCTTTTGTCCCCGACTTTCACCCAGGCAGAAACACGACCTGA
- the tmem18 gene encoding transmembrane protein 18 codes for MTDQKAENNSSIPIDEFSNLRITSIWTFLMSVQWSEPWLIGLLVFHVVCLFLTVVTCRYYRAQICHFLLMVGLVYSAEYLNELAAMNWRSFSNFQYFDSKGMFISLVYSIPILLNTVIIVMVWVYRTFSTMTELKTLQLKRKARREKREKND; via the exons ATGACGGACCAGAAAGCAGAGAATAACAGCTCCATCCCCATCGACGAGTTCAGCAATTTAAGAATTACATCGATATGGACGTTTCTCATGTCT GTGCAGTGGTCGGAGCCTTGGCTGATCGGGCTGCTGgtgtttcatgttgtgtgtttgtttctgaccGTGGTGACGTGCAGGTACTACCGAGCTCAGATATGTCACTTCCTCCTCATGG TCGGCCTGGTGTATAGTGCTGAATATCTTAATGAGCTAGCAGCCATGAACTGGAG gTCCTTTTCGAACTTCCAGTACTTTGATTCCAAGGGCATGTTCATATCTTTGGTCTACTCGATTCCTATTCTGCTTAATACAGTCATTATTGTG ATGGTGTGGGTGTACAGGACCTTTTCCACTATGACTGAGCTGAAGACACTCCAGCTCAAGCGAAAGGCCcgcagagaaaaaagagagaagaacgaCTGA